The proteins below are encoded in one region of Doryrhamphus excisus isolate RoL2022-K1 chromosome 4, RoL_Dexc_1.0, whole genome shotgun sequence:
- the mccc2 gene encoding methylcrotonoyl-CoA carboxylase beta chain, mitochondrial — translation MLLQTVKPLLFRCRNLPLACKRSYYADKVARLGSQSDKHSTDYQENYERMQALVEELKSRTEKIKLGGGEKARKLHTSRGKLLPRERIDRLLDPGTPFLEFSQFAAYELYGKEEVPAGGMITGIGRVSGVECVIVANDATVKGGTYYPITVKKHLRAQEIAQQNHLPCIYLVDSGGANLPRQADVFPDREHFGRIFFNQARLSSQGIAQIAVVMGSCTAGGAYVPAMADESIIVRKQGTIFLGGPPLVKAATGEQVSAEDLGGADLHCRKSGVTDHYALDDNHALHLARKAVRGLNYKKNIEVTTEPTEAPLYPADELYGIVGDNLKRNFDIREVIARIVDGSKFDEFKAFYGDTLVTGFSRIFGYPVGIIGNNGVLFSESAKKGTHFIELCCQRNIPLLFLQNITGFMVGREYEAGGIAKDGAKMVTAVACANVPKITVIIGGSYGAGNYGMCGRAYSPRFLYMWPNSRISVMGGEQAATVLATITKDQRAREGKEFTAEQEAAMKEPIVRRFEEEGNPYFSSARLWDDGIIDPADTRLVLGLSLSATLNAPMKKTRFGVFRM, via the exons ATGCTGCTTCAGACGGTCAAACCGTTGCTTTTCCGTTGCAGGAACCTCCCACTGGCTTGTAAGAGGTCATACTACGCCGACAAAGTTGCCCGTCTCGGTTCTCAGTCCGATAAACACTCCACCGACTACCAG gagAACTATGAACGAATGCAAGCTCTTGTTGAAGAATTGAAAAGCCGCACGGAAAAGATTAAATTAG GTGGGGGAGAAAAAGCTAGAAAACTTCATACTTCCCGTGGTAAACTCTTACCCAGAGAACGTATCGACAGACTCCTGGACCCAGG GACTCCGTTTTTAGAATTTTCTCAGTTTGCAGCGTACGAGTTGTATGGAAAAGAGGAGGTGCCAGCAGGTGGTATGATTACAGGGATTGGACGGGTGTCAGG GGTTGAATGTGTCATCGTGGCCAATGATGCAACAGTCAAAGGGGGGACTTATTACCCCATCACAGTGAAGAAGCATCTTCGTGCACAAGAAATAGCTCAGCAGAACCACTTGCCCTGTATTTACCTAG TGGACTCAGGGGGAGCCAATCTTCCCAGACAGGCAGACGTCTTTCCTGACAGAGAACACTTTGGACGCATTTTCTTCAACCAGGCCAGGCTGTCATCCCAGGGAATAGCACAG ATTGCTGTGGTGATGGGATCCTGCACGGCTGGAGGAGCGTACGTTCCTGCCATGGCAGATGAAAGCATTATTGTCAGGAAGCAAGGAACTATTTTCCTCGGAGGACCTCCACTG GTCAAAGCCGCTACTGGAGAGCAAGTTTCTGCTGAGGACCTCGGGGGTGCTGATCTCCACTGCAG AAAGTCTGGTGTGACCGACCATTATGCTTTGGACGATAACCACGCTCTTCATTTGGCGCGGAAGGCCGTACGAGGACTcaactacaagaaaaatattGAG gTTACTACAGAACCAACCGAAGCCCCTCTTTACCCTGCAGATGAGCTCTATGGCATCGTTGGAGACAATCTCAAACGGAACTTTGACATCAGAGAG GTTATTGCCCGAATTGTGGATGGAAGTAAATTTGATGAGTTCAAGGCATTCTATGGAGATACGCTTGTGACAG GATTCTCCAGAATTTTTGGTTACCCGGTTGGAATAATTGGCAACAACGGAGTTTTGTTTTCAGAATCTGCAAAAAAG GGGACACATTTCATTGAGTTATGTTGCCAGAGAAACATTCCTCTTCTATTCTTGCAAAACATAACAG GTTTCATGGTGGGCAGGGAGTATGAAGCAGGAGGAATTGCCAAGGATGGAGCAAAGATGGTTACTGCCGTTGCTTGCGCCAATGTACCCAAGATCACGGTCATTATCGGCGGCTCATATGGTGCAGGAAATTACGGCATGTGTGGCAGAGCCTACAG CCCTAGATTCCTCTACATGTGGCCCAATTCCAGGATATCTGTCATGGGTGGAGAACAGGCTGCCACAGTCCTGGCCACCATCACCAAGGATCAACGAGCCAGAGAGGGAAAGGAG TTCACTGCAGAGCAAGAGGCTGCCATGAAGGAACCCATCGTGAGGCGTTTTGAAGAAGAAGGAAATCCCTACTTCTCCAGTGCTAG ACTATGGGATGATGGAATTATAGATCCTGCTGACACTCGTCTGGTTTTGGGACTGAGTCTGAGTGCAACACTGAACGCACCGATGAAGAAAACACGTTTTGGAGTGTTCCGAATGTGA